In the Balaenoptera musculus isolate JJ_BM4_2016_0621 chromosome 20, mBalMus1.pri.v3, whole genome shotgun sequence genome, agccactgtgggaaacagttcCCTGAAAAGTGAAATATAGAATACACCGTGACCCGGCAATCCCACCCCCAGTGCCCAgaggaactgaaagcagggactcagactCTTGCACACCCACGTCCACAGCAGCCGAAAGGTGGGAACGACCCACGTGTCCATCCACCAATGAACAGATAAAGACAAGGTGGTCCATCCACACGATGGGAAACCACTCAGCAATATAAAGACGAAGAGCTGACACACACCGCAACCTGGGGCCCTTCACGGTACGCGGGCCCATTTGCATGACACGTCCAGGACAGGCAAACCTGTACTTAGAgagagcagattagtggttgcctggggctggagggggcggggaggtaGGGTGACAGCTCAGGGGGACAGGGTTCCCTCTCGTGCCAACGAAAACGTTCTGAAACTGAGTGCAGTGATGGCTGGACAACTCTGTCGACACGGAAGCCACTGGACTGCACGCTTGCAGTGAGGGGACTGCACAGCAGGTGAGCCGTATCTCCGTAAAGCGGGTACTtttaaaaggatgggaaaagttttaaaaactcatttgaaAGCTGAACAGGTGTTGACACCCCAACAACGGCTGCTCCCACAGAGGCCGGGGCTGCATGGAGCCCTGGGCACTCGGTTGTCACTGGGTAGCCCCACGTAGTGTCCCGCAGGAGCCTTCAAAGTGTGCAAAAGTcacaagaaaataatttccacATTCAGAGACGAAATCAGGTATTTCACGATACCGTCTGCGCTTCAGGGATAACGGGGCACTTACAAAAGCTCAAGGAGCCACGAGAAGACCTGCAAAGGTGGCAAACGCCAGCCCTCGGGTGGCACGCGGCTGTCACCACGGcagaggcccagggcagggccgACCACGCCCGCGGGCCCCGGTCACCGGCCGGCACCAGGCAGGAGCGTGAGCACAAAATTAAAAAGGCCGCTGACAGCCAAGTTCCCACTGTCCACAGTGGGGCCTGACACTTTAGTTACTGATTAAATTGGGGAGGAATAAATACAAGACCTGCAAGATGGAGATAAACAGAGCTGAAAATATTTGCTGCTTGAAAGCGTTTAGCTATGAGTTCCTGTACCcagaacttcatttttttacCTCGTTTACTCTGCCCTGTGGACGCAAGTGAGCCCCTCAAGAAATGAGGCCTCGGCGGCCGGTCCTTACCATTCCGAGCTCCTGTGGTAATAGTAGCCCTCTATGGAGGCCGCCGACTTCTGGAAGCAGATGTAGTAAAAGCCGGCAAAGGAAGCACCACTGATGTCCTTGATCGTGTGGTCCGGGACCAGGAACTGCTCCTGCACGTGGATGGGGATGGAGGGTCAGCGCCGGGGGCTCCGGccccccaggcctccctgcccccctgcaGGTGGCTTGCTAGGCAACTGTGAACCCCCGAGCCACTCGCATGTTCAACATACGCACACGGCCATCACGTGTCGAGGTCACCGGGGTCAGAGCCGAGGGCGGGCACCGTGGTGCCCAGGCCTCGAGAGCGCGTCAAAACCTTCCCACCCCTGAGCCGCGGACTCACGCTTCTGCTGCACCCCAGGAACCGTCGCTAGGCTCCCGGTCACCTTGAGAGCCGAGGGTCACTTCTATGGCCCGGGCCTCACCCCGAGAGCAAGGTGGAGCTCGCTCGCCCTGGGGACCCCCCCATCAGCAGCGGTCAGAACGGTGCTGCCCTCCTCAGACCCCGGGCGGAGCCAGCCCCCTGGGGGGCGAGGTCAGGGGCCGCAGGAGGCCTAGACGGCCCACGGGGGAGTCACCGTGCGTGAGAAACTCTTGGAGACCAAGcaactctccttccctttccccagtcTCTGAAATTGtagtttttcaaattaattttaaagtagaGCCTCACCCGACACTTCCTTTAGTGGGTTGTTTAGTTGGCCGGCTGCGGGGCGGGACTCAGGTTTACCCCTGGCACCTGCCTGTCTGCTGCCAGGGCCAAGCCCCCGCCCCAATTCTCACCACAGAAACACAGACTGGGAGTGAGGGTGCTACAGGATTCGTCTGTAGGAAAGCTGGCAAGATTTCACCATAAAGCGGCTTTTTCCTACAGGTTGGGGGTGAGGGGTTGGAGGTGGGTGTAGGTTCTCCAAGTGACTTCACACACTCGCCTCCTGAATTCAGTACCCTGTGGCTTTAACCCAGGAAACACCAGAGGGGGCACCAGAGCCACCCCAGCGAGCCCAGCCCGATGGGGTTCTCAAGGGCTGGGGGAAAGCCCAAATTCTGTCCCCGGCCCCGTGCTTCCTGAGCTGGAGGGACCGGGGGTGCCGTGACGGCCCACAGCCCGGGCGAGGTCACTTAGGGGTTGAGACAATGGGGGTCTCCCGAGTACACAGGACACTTGGGATGACCCAGCCTGCAGGGTCGCAGGAGAGAACAAAGGCAGAGGACACAAGAGCCGTGCCTGCCCCACACGGGGGTGAGCATGGGCCTGAGGGGCCTGGGGCCCGGGGGCCACACCACAGGCCCGGCACAGCCGGGCAGCCTTACCTTCCACCTCATGAAAACATAGTCCCCACTCTTCAGCTCTTCGTAATCAAAGTCGTCTGAATTAAACGATTTTGCGTACTGATAAAAAGCCAGAAACTTGCCCTGAAAGCCAAAAGCAGAGTATGAGAATGAGGGACAGAGGGGTGGCGGGTATGCTGGGCCGGTGCCGTGGCCTCTCCAGGGCGAGGCGGCGGCCGGCGGGCAGGGAGCGCCTGGTCACCCCGCGCACTGGGGCCTGGACCCCGGGGCAGACGCCTGGACCCTACGCCTGCCTAGTTAACGTGCCCAGGAAAGGCCGCCGAACGGGGATGGATGCAACCCCGGGCCTTCTCTCGCCCCTTACTCCAGACAGACGCAGCCGGACGATCAGGGACGGGGTCTCCATACATCAACCAACGGGGGCAAAGACTCAGGCTGAACCAGCCTGTAGTGCCGGGGTCGGGGGGGTTAGTAAAGTGGGGTCCCCCGACAACGCAGTGGTTAACCCCTGCTTTTAGCTTTAGGTGTTTGCCATTACagatgttttgcttttgtttttttcaaatatttaaagataagtatgtattaattctattaaaaaacctcctgaataaaaagttaagacagtgggcttccctggtggcgcagtggttgagaatctgcctgccaatgcaggggacaggggttcaagccctggtctggaagatcccacatgccgtggagcaactaggcccgtgagccacaatagctgagcctgcgcgtctggagcctgtgctctgcaacaagagaggccgcgatagtgagaggcccgcgcaccgcgatgaagagtggcccccacttgccgcaactagagaaagccctcgcacagaaacgaagacccaacacacagccataaattaattaattaattaattaattaattatttttaaaaaaagaattaaccttaaaaaaaaaaagttaagacaGAGAGATATTAAGTCATAGAATCTGTCACACAGATATTTTTACTCTAAGTAGATTACGTGTGACGAATCTTTACTTTATCGCGATAATGATAATCACCATAATCTTTTATCACTTTATCATAATACCCACTTCAAATCTCATTCAGGAAAACTCGAGGGTGAACTATAGTGTCCTGACCCCAGTGTGCAGTAGACATTGTGGCTCCCCGACAGACAGAGGGGCACTCAGAGCCTCTGGGGCCCACATGGGGAGAGGGCATCGGGAAACCCTGAGTCCCACGAAGGCAGCCAGCGCTCCTGGAGGGAAACCATCCACAGGCCCGACCTCGCACGCCCAGCAGGCCAGGGCCCAGGGTGGCCTTCCCGGCCCCTCTTTCACTCAATAGTTCAACCCAGCCTAGGAAGGCCGGAGTCCGGGTGTCTCCAGCTCTAACGAAAGGCAACAGGAAGTTCGAGCTGCTCTCCAGGTTCTTCACCTGCAGCCAACCAGCCTCAAACTGAGTTTTCATTGGGCCTCAAAGACCTTGCTTTTTGCAGGACCaatttgaaatggaaaacaaagttgGAAGGAAGACAGGCTGTGTGCTCGCTGGGCTGTGCAGGAGAGGTGGGTGCCGGGCGGGGAGAGCCGGGCGGGGTGGGGCCTGACGGCTCCCAGGGGCGCTCCCTGACAGCGGCACCTTCCAGGCTCCCCAGCTTCCAGACGCTCGGCTCCCCTTCATACTCTATTAGAAACACAGGTGGCCGTCTACCTCAGTGTCTGCTTGCTACAAGAGccaaaacatgtatttaaaattcaaaagctcAAGTTTAAATTCAATCGAAACTCAGCATTTGACAGGTGTTTCTTTCCTAACTCAGGTATGAGAAAGCGGCTCACTGACAAGGACGCTGCCTCCTGCAGAGTGTCTGCAGGCGGGGCCCCCAGGAGCCCGTGGGCCCGGAAGCAGGAGCGCGCGGACACAGCCAGGAGCGGTGGCGGGGCCCGGGAGCCGCTCTGGAATCCCCACTACTGACACCTCACCCTGCGGGGTGCAGGGGGGAGCGCACTGGACTTCCTCGGTGTGAAACCGAAGTTCATCCTCGCCACAGCCAGCTAAGCCAAAAGGCTCTAACGACCGGCTGAGAAATGGGATTTTAAAGACACAGGACTCGCGTGGCCCCGGCGAAAAGGCTCGAGGAGGAGCTCTGAGCTGTCCTGAGGAGCTCACAGCTGCGAGCACACAGCCGTGCTTGACAGGCGTGGGCACTTCCAGGGCAGGAGCGGCCCTGAGGCCCTGCCTGTGAGCGGGAACCGCGCGCCTCCACCCCAGGCGCACCCTAAAGGCAGAAGCCGTCAGGGATGGCAGAGGAGGCGGGAAGGGAACGGTGGCTGGAGAGGGACGGTGCCGCCAGCCCCCGGCGCCCAGAGCAGAGGAGGCGGGAAGGGAACGGTGGCTGGAGAGGGACGGTGCCGCCAGCCCCCGGGGGCCCAGAGCAGACGGGCACTCACCCAATGCTTCCGGTCCACATCCTCGTCCGCATCCCACTTTCGGGTTAAGAAAGGGTGCTTTTTGCTGATGATTTCTCCTTCAAAGAAGGTCGTGAGGGTTGGATACTCCTATGGTAAGAACCCAAATGTCAAACACGATGTCAAACGGGAGTTGTAAcctttcacaaaggaaaaaaccaaCCTTGCTGTAATTTCTCCCCAGAGCTTTGCAGAAATGACCACACTGCTGAGCAACCACCCAGACCAGCGACGCCCACGGCCGTGGAGGGAGCCTGAAGtgaaggggctggggggagggggtctgtTGGATTCCGGGGCCTTTGCCAGAAGCAGGGAACCCCTCTTTGGCGCCCTTGTTATGTGCTGATGGCTCAGAAAAGAATTTGGACAGGTTATTTCTGAATACAAAGCAGACGGTAACTTGATAGGTTTTACTTTCCAAGGCGAATACCCAGAGAGGCTCCAAAATCAAGCTCCATCTCCCTCGTGCCACGGCCCAGCCACTGCTTCTCAAACTGCCTCAGCCTGTCCTTTTTACGCCAACTCTTCaggtttggggggcagggggaggttcGTAGAATACCTTGATGTATTAGGCATTCGTATAATTCTATCGCATGAGCTCAGACAGCTTATACGATGGGAAACATTGATAAATCACGTCTGCCCTGGGAAGCCACAACCGCAGGAAAAACTAATAAGCCGTCATCCTGACTGGGTGCTTGGAATACTCCGGACAACCTTGCTACTTGTTCCTCTGATAGTAAGGAAGCaccaaaaattttgaaaaaattaatggaaGAACAAGTCAACAATGTAAAAAGTGTACCGTTTCTCTGCATTTCTAGAGACCAGCCAACCCACCTGCCAGGTGGCCCCTCAGCACCACCCACCCGCCCGGGTACCTCCCAAGGGTGCGGTGATGACCCACCGCCTGGCAGAGCAAGGGTCACCACCCTAAAATCCTGGGACCATAGAGGTCCTGCTTTCTTCTCCTCACCCCACGTAAGCCCCTCTCAATTGGCATCAAACTTAACTACCCGTTTAAAATAAATCTGTTCCCATGGCTTTGCCACTTCTCCTGGCTCTCCTGCCACGTGGACCGGGGCTTCCAGAAAGCCCGTGGCTGCTTTACCGCACACACCCAGGCAGCCTGTTCTCGTAGCAGTGAGCTCGAAACACTACAGATTTGCCACCCCCCTGAAACCGCAGCCCTCACCCGAACACTAGTGCTGGGTTCctcaaacagatatttataaatacagaGTGAAGAGATTAAAGAAGAGATAAGTTCCTAAGTGGAAACCtgatttttaaaggtataaaCCAAACTATACTCATCCGTTTTAGGAAGGACTGCTAAGGGAAAAAGTTCTGTGTAAGCTGACAGCGGACTtgagatgttaaataaaaagctATAGACAATATATTGACTTCCTGAGTTCTATCAAGACTTCCCTAAAATAGAAGGATAAACGATCAAGTCCTCCTATTATAACGCAAAGAACATACTTATGTTCAAGTCACGAGTTTTCCTAATAAGTGATTCTGCGCCGACTTCTCTCTCAAATGTTTCAGGCAATCTCCCAGGGTGACCACAAGGTACCCACAAacttccaaaattaaataaaataaacacctaATGAATGAGAGTCATGTGCACAGAAGGAACCAAAACGACAAAGCCTCTCACAGGGCAGGCGAGGACATTCAAGCCTTGACTacagccgggggtgggggtggggggtcacAAAGGGGGGGCGTGGCCAGCATCCCCGGGGGTGGGATCCCGGCGCCGGGTCCCACTCCCCTCACTGACTCCAGGCTCACCTGCCTGGAGGTGGCCCCAGCTTTCCGTGAAGACCTGCCTTCTGGGGGGTCAACGTTTGACTGGCCAGTAACTCAGCAAGAACTTCTGAAACCAGCCGTAAACGAGCGCCTGTGGCTCTGGGTAGTGTGACCAGCTCCCTGGTTCAGCCTCGGGAGCGTCCAGAACTGTCTGGAGAGTGCGTGGCAGGCCTGACCATGACACCCccaggctgggctcccaggccgCGTGCCAGCCGCCTCCGCCGGGCCTCCCCAGGGACGCCCCTCTCCCTGCGGGTGGCTGGCTCGGGACTGCAAAGGGAATGTTATTTGACACCCATTCTCACAATTCTGGGATTTAATTTCCACAAGGCACACAAACTTCAAAAACTGTACTTATTTGTGAATGTAAGGCAGATAAGAGGCAAGTTATCTCCAGTGTAACAGTGAATTTTCCCTATTTCCGTACAGACGAGGAAGACCATGACTATGACCCAAACCGTTCAGTTACATTAAAGTAAATCACATATGTGCTTTTTCaacaactataaatggaaaagcaaacaaaaatggtTAACTGTGCTTTATAACAGATGTAAAACCATTCAAAGAATCGTCACCCTTTCCTGCATTTTACCAATTATCCAGTGACCATGCATTagatttataacttaaaaaactGTTAGACAGTTGTACAATGCTGTGACTATTACTGAAAGCCAACAGattgtgcacttttttttttttttttggccgcgtgttgcgggaccttagttccccaaccagggatggaacccgtgccccctgcagtggaagcgcggagccctaaccactcgATTGCCAGGGAGGTCCTAGATTGCACGTTGTAAATGGGTGAATGTGtgctatgtgaattatatctcagtaaagggactaaaaaaagttattaaaaaagatGAATTCACAGACTCCTGACGCTCGGGCAGGACGAAGGGCCTCAGGAAACACAGCCCTCCTCTAGTAAAAGGCGGCTTCAGGCGGGAAGGGCCGGGCCCAGGGAAGGGCCAAGCCAGCACCCCGTCCCCTCAGAGGAGCCTGGCTCTAGGTGGCTCGGGGGTGCTTCCCGTCATTAGCGCCACCTGCCCCCGGTGGGACGTCCACAGCACTTCCGTACGCGGTCTGTGGATTTTTAATCCTA is a window encoding:
- the GID4 gene encoding glucose-induced degradation protein 4 homolog, whose product is MPVRTECPPPAGASAASAASLIPPPPINTQQPGVATSLLYSGSKFRGHQKSKGNSYDVEVVLQHVDTGNSYLCGYLKIKGLTEEYPTLTTFFEGEIISKKHPFLTRKWDADEDVDRKHWGKFLAFYQYAKSFNSDDFDYEELKSGDYVFMRWKEQFLVPDHTIKDISGASFAGFYYICFQKSAASIEGYYYHRSSEWYQSLNLTHVPEHSAPIYEFR